The nucleotide window TGGTAGATTTAGTTTTGTAAACCTTATTATATTTTCCTATATCAGTGTCTTACACAAGGATTAAAATCTTCGTTCTGTACGAATACAGATTGGCAGCCAGACGGGTACATTATCGGCCATTCAACATACTGACACCCGGCATGGTTGGTACTAGATGATACCACCTGGATcactgagaaagagagagaaaatgagAGTAGGAAACAACAACATGTACAAGGAGAGAGGAGGAGGTGATGTGCAGCAGTAGGAGGGGAGGAGAAGGCAATAACAACAGGAATCAGGTGTAGGAGACAGCAATGGtgcagaagaggagaagaagaaaaagaaggcgaCAAAGGagtgaggaaaaagagaagaaagataagCACTCAACAGATtacaaaactaaaaaaatagaAAGGACAAACAACAACTGCACCAGACTTTACACTTGGTATCGATCAACTTACCACCCAGTAAGCCTGGTACAGTGAGCATAGCAGGTGGGTGCTCAATTTAAAAGCAGACTGGTCAAAGTTGCTTTATTCATGATTGTTCGGTACATTTCCAAACTCTGTAGATCATTTATCTAACTTGAGATATAGGTTTGATTATGGAAAATCCCAAACTATGTAGGTGACTTATTCTCACTTGAGATACAGGTTTAAATATGCAAAGTCTCCAATTATGTAGGTTCAAGTATTGAATTTTGGAGTAATTGATGGCTTTAAAGGACATAAAGATTTATAATATTCATTGTGTTCTTTTTTCAATTTTTGCTTCCACTAACAGAATTTCTTGAGTTTACTAATTTCTTTTTAATGAAGACAAATTAATAAATCTATAAGGAGTTAATTTTTAGCAGCTATGATGTTCTAAAtcataataacaaatcttgataaCAGACTTCTGAAACAACTTGTTCAAAACTTTGTTCTCTTCTTCTAGTTAAATATTTCTTTGGGCATCAAGATTTGCACAAATTCATCCTCATCTTTAACTTACAAACCTTAAACTAGCTTGACCATAAAAATTTACAGATGTTGAAATCTAAGGAGAAAAGAAACTAGTAGGGAGAAGACTTGCAATGTGAATTCAGAGGAAAAGAGAAAGAACTAGAAAATTAGGAGGCAAAATGAAGGTGTCGAATCAAAGAGAagtcaacaaaaaagaaaacgagCAGTGAAGGCTATAGGATATGATCCCCTCTTACATCAGAACAATGAATAGCCTAAACCACTGTTACTGCCACCTCCATTATAACGGGTGTTAAATTTCCACATGTATCAAATCTCTTATCATTTGAACATATATTTACATGTAAATAATTTCTTTGGGGTTAATGTGAAAGctaattttttcttaaatttatttgTTTTAGTCCTTTCCTGACGCGACAATGCTGAAACATTTTGCAATCAACCAAGTGAAAATCAATCATAAAAGAATTTCATGCTTTATCATACcccatattttctacttatatttATTTGTTTCAAACACCAAGCCCCTGGGAAAAACGTCTAGACCTATCACCTTACAATGTCATTGGCTATCACGATGGGATCATCACACTTCAAATCACAGTTACCCATATCCCCTTCATTCATTTAACAACGAGGAACAAGTCTCACTTCAGCACGAATCATTAACAACACAACATATTGcaaatctaaacacaatcaagaaAAGAATATTCATAAAAAATGTGCTACAAGGCAACAAACAGTTTCATGTAGGAATGGTAAACAACTTACAACTGAATAGAAGACAGCAAACGAAAGCCTGAAAAAAAGTTGGTATATTTCCATGCTTATTGGAAATGTAGTAATATAAGCTTCTAAATCAATTGATTTAATCTAGAAATTTATTGACAATACAATGCTTAGTCGACAGAGGTAGGCATCATTCAAAGGCAAAACTCCCATTATTGAGATtctaattgaaaattttgatatcCGATCTGTCAATCAAATAGAAGAAAGTGAACAAAAAACCGAAAAGACATTGGTAGATGACATCCATGATTCGAAGATTGTAGCGAGGGAAGTATCTAGACAATTGAATTGATCTAGAAATCTATGAACGATACAATGGTTAGTCAATGGAGGTAGGCACTCTTTAAAGGCAAAACGTCCCTTGTTAGGGTTTTAATTGAAAAGTTTGATATTCCAATTTATTACAACTTTACCTGACAATCATACAGTTGAAAGTGAATGAAAGTCTGAAAAGAAATTGGTGGATGACAACCATGACTCGAAAATgtagcaatggaagcaactaaaacaaaacaaaataatcTAGAAATCTTATATGAGCAACACAATAAATTTACAATTGAAAAGTTTGGTATTCCGCTCAAATACTCAGCATAGGCAACCAAGAAATCACAATAAAAGTAAGAAACCGCACCATAATTATATTGAGATCCTCCTGTGGGATATTCTCCAACGAGACCTGCTTAATCGCCACAAAGTCTCCATTCTCCAAGTCCAGACCCTTGTACACCCGTCCATACGCCCCCTTCCCGATTTCATCCCCCAGCATCTGAAATCCAACAATAACAAGAATCCCGACGCGCCCAAGGATAAGGAAAAATGAAGGCACGAAAATTCGCTGTAATGGATGACAAAACTCACGTATTTGTTGTCGAGCGTCTTCGATTTGTGTAAATGAGTCGTGGCCACCTGCCGAGACATCTTCGTGGGCGGCCAAGACCGTCGTGAACCCTAGAACCGGCCTCCCGACGAGGTTAGCAGCAGTAAGAACACGGAGATCCGCGAATTCCCCGCGCCACGGAGGAGATTCGACTAGGGATCACCTGCATTGACGGAACCCCTCTCCGTCGGCCATCGGCGGGGAGAATCGAAGGGCGAATCCGAGCGAATTGACTAGGGTTGTTCTCGGGGAACTCAAGCCCTCGGCGACGCTCACATCCCCCAAGCGTTCCAGAAGGGAGGGAGGAGGGGGGAATCGAGCTCGCCACGGGATCGAAGGGGGGAGAAGATGAGGCGGCGAAGGGAGTTATTTAAAGGCACGGGGTTTGGAGAGGGCGAGTTGCGGTCCGCGGAGAGGGGGGTTAGGACGGCGCGATGCCATGTAGATGTAGAGGAACGCTGGAATCCGTTAACGGAGAACGACCGTCTTCGTTCTCCGCCTATTTGTTGCCAGTTATTGCCGACGTAGTTCGGATGACGATTTCCTACGTGTACAATACATTCCTGGTTTGTGTCCGCCACGGTTCACATGACCACCCATCCCATACCACTTCCACCGATTTGGCCACGCCAACTCTTACCTTGAACTTTAATGGTCCTCGACCCGGACCCCACAATTAGCTACTGCTTTGACAAGAATCGCACCCATATTCCGACCTTCATTTCTAGTGGCCTATGACGTGGGCCACCAGTGAAAAGAAAACCAAAAGACTGCTCTAgtgaaaaaaaattgttccacaTATATTGGTCCCCAAAATTCTACCTTGGAGCTTTAGTGGCCCCCTCTGGCGGTCGGAGTGGGTCCCACTTCTCATCTTATCCCCCTTCCTTTTTCTAATCGATGACATTTGATATATGCATTTTCGCATCTAAGTTTGTAGACATACACTAACAAAATTAAGTAATTTCTCCATGGTAAATCTTAttgttaatttaaatattttcttaacccaattaaaatttttattatgtatGGTATCATAACAAGTCATAAGTTAGACTATAAACAACCTGAATTCACCAATGCTGTTTTGCTATTCCTAATTGCCAATGCATTGGGTTTTTGAGATTACTACACGTttgattaaattatttattattattattattattattattattatatatcccTTTAGAGTTCGGAATAAGTTTTTTTATTGGATATTTAATTATGTTCGATAATAAAAATAATGGATAcagttactctctctctctctctctctctctctctcacaaacaAATGCATATGAAAATAAAATCTCAAACATCATGGCTGAGTACAACCATATGACTGTGTATAGCTACAAATGCTCTCTCGTCATCATACCAAGTCCTTGTTCTAACGTGGGGGGTATCATTAAGCACATTATTACAAGGACAAGAGCACTATCATAACACATCAACACCTTCTTGAAACCTTGCGTTCAAGCATATAATGCCAACAGTGTTCCTTCTTCTTTCCAATACCATCCAAGCCCATATCTTTTATATAAAGCCAGTGAATCTATTTTTTCCAAATAAATTATAAGACGTAGGCATCATGATCCAACCAATGGGATAGTTAATTCATCaacttaataaatataaaatattaatgtcGTAATGTTAATTTctattacctttttttttttttgctttaacgcAATGTTCAAACCCTATTCTTAATataagtaaatatatatatataatcatattatatattttaattaatatttcaaGAGTCATCGAGGAATATTCATCAATCTGACTTTAACGCATTTATCATGTCATGACTCTATtcgtaaccacaacataaatgttGGAGTTGGGAACTTCATCAATTATTGAGATTAATTGAATTGATCGATTCTtgagatatagatatatatatatatatataagagtttgCAGAGCTGCAGCTTTCCCTGTTACTATCATCTATTGTTATGTCATAATGTGGATCTTGTTTCATCCAGTGGGGATGGGGTCAGTTTTGCTTGACTTCCACAAGCGAGTAGATGTTATGATGAAAGATAATAATGATGAGGAGCTGTGGATTTGTGTTCATAATTGAGATCCTTTCTCTGCATGTCTTGTCTGCCAACATCTGCAAAAAATTATCAAACCTTTGATGGAGATGTAATtaagtgtctatatatatatatatatatatatatatttataatgagATATATTTTTTGCTATTGATCTTATATATCTCTATCAGCTAAGTTAGCTCACATCCTCAAgtcttatataattaattttacaaGTTCGATTAGTGCATCAAATGGTTGGACAGTAAATTCGATATAATGTTTTAAAAAATCATGTctaattaaaaagataaaaaatatttttataataaattatattataataaaaatataactgATAAGATAATTTAGTCTCATATTGATTGAGGAGTATGAAAACTACTCGTAAGTCCGTCAGATATTTTTTTTTAGATCTCACATGTTTCATAAAGGACAAAAACGATTGATCGATCAAATTTTCTATTATCAATAATTAACTAGGGAGTGTCTCTTCTGTATCAAATGAATTAAAATAACAATGATCAAAAGAAAAATGATTTAAACTCCAATAAGTAAGATGATAGAAAGAAAAATCAATCAAGTAGAATAATGAAAGGATATTTTAGCTGATCAACGATGATCCAATTTACCTACGAATCACGGTTATTATGCTACTAGTCCTCTTGATCATATAGAacacaacaatatgatcaaagaTCTTCACATTTCTTGATCTCGAGGAATGCCTACAGGAGAATTCCATCCACCACATAGCAAGTATTCACTCTACGGAGAAGAGAGACTTCTCAAGCTCTTACCATCCAAAGAATGTGGTCGTGTTCCAAGCACTGTTGCACGGATCTCAAAGCAAATGCATATAAACGAGGATACTTCAATTCACGAAACATTGGTCAGTATAAATTTATTCAGATCGTAAAGAAGTAATTAAAATGATTTTTCTATCGTTTAATATTACATTTgaagtaaataaaaaaagaaaaaaatctctaTAAGTGGGCCCTCATTCTCTCTCCTCTGGCCCCCACCAGACCCATGCATTATTGCTGCCCCAattctttctttcctctttctctctctctctctctcttcctcgagCACCTCTTCTTTCGTTCTCCTAACTCGAACACAATCATCTTTTTCGCCTCCTTTTCTTCGTCGACACCCAAACAAAACCCAAGAAAACAAAAAGCAAGCAGCCAACTTTATAGAGAAGAGCGGAGCCAAGGCAGGCAACATGCTCCTTCCCCACCTCATCTCCTTCCTCCTCATCTCCCTCCTCCACCTCTCCACCGCGGCGGCACCGAGCGCCTACGAGGTGCTGCGCTCCCACGGCCTCCCCATCGGCCTGCTGCCCAAGGGGGTGAGGGAGTTCGAGGTGGACGGCGGAGGCCGATTCCGGGCCCGGCTCGACGCGCCCTGCACCGCCAAGTTCGAGAGCGAGGTCCGCTACAACGCCACCCTCGCCGGCACCATCTCTCCCGGCCAGATCGCCGCCCTCTCCGGTGTCTCAGCCCAGGACCTCTTCCTCTGGTTCCCCGTCCTCGCCATCCGCCTCGACGACAACGCCTCCGGCATCATCCACTTCGACGTCGGCGTTGTCGACAAGcgcctccccctctccctcttcgagTTCCCTCCCGACTGCACTCCCCTCTCTTTTTCCCCTCAGGTAAGCTTTCTTCTGTGCCTTCATCATTAACGGCAATTCCTATGCAAATCACTAACTTGAGTCAACTGGGCAAACTCCAGTACAAACtcgatcaagatgtcgacggaaaggCTGCTACTTGAGATGGAAGATTGCATCAGATCTGCTGTCTTCCTGAGTCAATGAAATGGTGGTAGGAGACAAAATGTAACGAAGTAGGGGAGATGGGGGctctgttctttttcttcttcttcttcctactaCTGCTACCACCTTTGTGTTGTTTGCTCTGTAAGTAATGCTTCGAGTCTTGTATAACATTTGTCTGTACGTAATATAAACAGTCGGTTCATCCTTTTGCCTCCGAGCCTTcatatcataaataaaatattttccttGCCATCAGAAAATAGTCTGCAAAACTCAATTTAGTTTGATTCACTAATTAATCATTGTTAAAGGTAATGTGAACTTTCTAAACATATatgaataattttattaaacttaTAGGCAAATcaattgattcattcaataaatcaatAATCCAGTGATCCAAGACCTGATCAGATTGATACACAATGCAATGATTATGAGAGGTAATCCTAGAAAATTATTGGCAATGTTGAAACAAGTTACTGCTAGTGAATTGCAGGGAACATTAGTATCAGATTTGGGGAGTAGTGAGATGTGGTGGTCTGCTGACAAAATTGTCAAAGATGTAGCAGGGCAGAGAGCCAGTTGATACACATTTCCATGAAGAGGTGGAGTACTTTGCTAGGGAACAATTGGATGAGCTGCATCTGTTTGTAGGCATGTGAAAGGTGTATGTGTAGTTGTTGGAGTTGAAAGTGATCATGGCATGTAGCTTTTCTGAGGGCATCTTTGCAGGTCTGACAAGAGTATCTGAAGTGCATCCTAAGAATGCCTCTAACATGAGCTGCAAGCTTGGTCAACACAATGGCTGAAAGCAATGGTTGCTACACACCTTATGACTAGCTGAGAATAGAATTCTATGTAGGGAATTCTAAGTACACACCTTATTATTACATTACCAATATACTAATGATTTATATCACTGGAGAGTCtataaacaacaacaacaacaaagcgatAAAGTCTCTATTACCATTCGGTAGGAATGATTTAATCTGACATGCACAAAATTCATGAGATTAGTTACCAATTCACCCCCCTTTAAATATGTCCTTGAATGCACACATCTAGTTGAATAAAAAATTTCCTCCAATTAGGGGACATGAACCTAATAATATGTGCCCCCTAAAATATTTCACTTGGGTTTGAGGAAAAAGAATACCAAAAAGAAGTGGAGAGATTAGAGGGATGGGGTTGGGGATGAGaattaattttttgaaatgttCAGATTAGAACTTGTGATTCAATTGTTGGATGTGAGTCCATTCATCCTCCAGGAATAAAAAAGAGCTCCTTGTTTTGTTGCGATTTTCTGGAATGTTAAAATAAAACCTCATGCACAGAGAATCGGCATTTGGTGATAGCTAACTGGTTTATCTTTTAGGATGAGAACAGAGATAGGCCATAAAGAAatctcttatttttcttttaaatgaGGAAACTATCATATAAGAAATGCTTGAACTGAGTTTAACAAGCTTGTGGAGGAGAACTCACAGTGCAAGAGAGTTGGTCATCCTCATGGTTCTGATGTCCGATACTTTGAGACTGTAACTTTTACCCAGCTAAATCCAGCAACTTGATAAAATGAACTTTCATCTCATCACTGACTTGATCCCTTCAGAGTCTTGCTAGGGCAGTTGTTATATGCACAGGTGTACTCCTGGATGTTCCAGGCCAACCACCAACAAGCAAGTTGTTGCCAGCCATGGCCATTTGATGGCTGGCAATGGCTACACCCTGCAAGGTACCAATTGGAACTTTGGAAGATTGTGATGGTTTCTTCTATACGGGGGACCGACTGGTTACAGAACCCATGCTAACGAAAGCAAAGAAGAAGACTAGCCTACAAAAGTGGAATCAAGAAACAATGCAACAGTTAACATGTCTACATCTTTCAAACAAAGAACTTAATAAGGTAAGATAAAGTCAAACAGTAGCTATGAAGGTACCTGTAGTTCCATAATATGTGCCAAGTGAATTGACTTATTGAGGCAGATGAATTAGCTGGAACACAGGTAGCAGAAACTAGGGGTTTCAAGTTGTTTTGTTGACAATAACATCTTATCGAATCCGTGGTTTGGTAGTTCCAGACAACAAAGTGCATGTGCTAGTACAGGAGTACTGGCTTTGTGCATTATCCTGATGAAGTACCTGGCACTAACTTGGATTCCGCTGCTTTGGAGTGAAGTTGCATAACAGGTGGAACTGTGGTTCTGCATGGACCAAATTATGGCGTCTCTGGCCCTTTATCCAGAAACCACTAGCTCAAAAACGAGCAATGTCTCATCTTGATAATTTTGCACCTAAGAAATGGAAAATATAAACTCAAAAATTTTTAGTAATGAGATCTGGTGGTCAATGAAAATTATAAAGGTCCTTTCTCATAGTGGAAACTGATATCTGATTCAATGATCTAATTTTAAATTCACAGTAAAGGGCTATAATCaaattacatgaaaattttcACCAAGGTAAAATCTGAATATATAGAACAATTCAGTGAACAGCAGAGTTAAAAATCTAATCAAATACCTCTTCTTTTGTGATGATGAAGGTAACCTTATAGCTGCAGGTTAAGGGCTTAACCTCATGTTTCTGATGCTGTTGAGTTGAATAACTTATAGAATAATGTTTCCAATACTTTGGGACTGTAACTTTAACCCATATGAATCCAGCATTTTCCTTGACAACAAAAACTTCCATCTCATTAGCCGACATGATATTTTCCTTGTTTCGATATTGCCATGGCAGTTATTTTATGCACAAGAGGACTTTGGAAACTCCAGGTAACCACCAACAAGCAAGTTGTTGCCAGCGATGGCCATTTAATGGCTGAAAAAGGTCTACATCCAGCAAGTTACCATCAGAACTTTGGAAGATTGTGATCCAGATGTTTCCAGAATTTAAGCTAACTAAAGCAGACAAGAAGATTAACCTATTATTGAACTCCACCGGTGTCCTGCCATACATAACAATCCTGTATCTTAAACTCCACCGGTCAGCTCTGGAACTCTGATAATATTTGATATCTTTGTCCTTATTCAAAAATTGGGACCTTCGCTCATGATTTCTCTAAACCCTCTGTTTTGTCAACCATGGCCATATTCCTATGCTAGAGCAAGTGATAATCATTGCCATAGTATAATCATTAGAATTTTTTGTTTTGGTTGACAATAAACAGACTTTGGTTACAAGACATATATATGCCTAAATGGAACATCACTGTTGAGGAATGGATATCAGGCACTTCTAATATCTGCTTCTATCTGTATTTGCAAGAGCAAGTTGAACCAGATTATAAATCTTTGAAAAACATCAAAAAGTCACTTGTTTTACCAATTTtaatatttagaattttttttgagAGCATAGGAAATGACAGTCCaataaataacaaataaataGTATAATCCACATCTCAGTCTATGTCTAGACTAAGATTATGATGCACCAGATTCACCAAAATTTCTTATTAGCACAAAGCTTACATTGAAACCCAGTCTCAGTCAGTTGTTGTATCACCTCATAACTAAAATGAACACTCTGATTTAGGCATTTCTCAGTCCACATATTACAGTCTACTCCATCACTAGAGATGCCATGAGGGAGATGAAATTCAAAGATCACATAAAGCAATTCAGAACATGAAATGCTTAATAACAAGGAGACACCTTTTTAAAGATCTGTGATAGGAATTATTTTGCTAGTTCTGTGACACTCTTTCTTTATTGGCAGACCTTAAAGTAAATGACAGTTGATTATCTAAGCTAAAAAAAGGTGTAGCATCACACACATGAGAATATTACTGTATTATGCATTTCTTTTCCTTGATGGAGTGATTAGAATTTTGAATTTTAATATAGAAGACATCATGATATACACTGATTTACATAAGATTATGATTTTGCCTAACCAGAGATGGAAGGTCTACCAATTTGATGAGATTCTCAATTAAGTATACGTATCAGTTGGCTACACTCTAAATTATGCTCAAGGAGAACACTTACAGATTGACTTTGCTCATGTCATGTTCATAGGAGGCAGAAAATGTTGTCATGGAAAAGGTAGCACTAAAGCAAAACTAACAATCCCAGATACCACTGTATAGCAACTGAAGTCCATTGTGCAGCAACATCCCCTAATATCTGATACTTTTGCACCAGCCTTAGTGTCTCCCACAAAAACAGCTCTTCATTAGTTGCCCACTTAGATTGTCTGATATCAATTTTGATGGCTCTGTGTAATTGCGGTCATTGAGAGATGCTCTGACAACTGCTCATGTACCACTCAATATGAAATTACTTGGCTTAACTCAAGATCCCCAGGTCACACATCCTCAAAGAAATAAACAAATGGCTG belongs to Musa acuminata AAA Group cultivar baxijiao chromosome BXJ1-11, Cavendish_Baxijiao_AAA, whole genome shotgun sequence and includes:
- the LOC135597519 gene encoding uncharacterized protein LOC135597519, producing MLLPHLISFLLISLLHLSTAAAPSAYEVLRSHGLPIGLLPKGVREFEVDGGGRFRARLDAPCTAKFESEVRYNATLAGTISPGQIAALSGVSAQDLFLWFPVLAIRLDDNASGIIHFDVGVVDKRLPLSLFEFPPDCTPLSFSPQYKLDQDVDGKAAT